Within Kiritimatiellia bacterium, the genomic segment CGTGGCGCTGAACGTGTACCAGGACGGGGAGGCCGTGGGGCGGGGCATCCGGTCCCGCATCCGCGCCGACTACGAGGGCACGACGGACAGCCGCGGCCAGATCACGACCACGCGCCGCACGACGGGGACCTACACCTACGAGGGCGTCGCCCATTTCGAGCCGAGCGGCGACCTGCCCTTCGCCTTCGACGTGCCGTTTTCCGGGACCGGCGAGATCGAGCCGTTCTCGGACGCATCGCAGTCATCCTCGCGCACGCGCTATTACGCGGAAGGGCAGTACGAGGAAGTCAACGAGTTCCGCCACCTGTCCGGGGTGAACGCGACCTTCGGAATGCTGTGGGCGGTCAATACGCATGTCAACCTGGGCTTCGCCTTCGACCTGCCGTGGACCGCGGAGGCGACCCAGGAGAAGACCGTGAACAGCCGGCTGACCACCTACGACGAATCCCGCGCGCGCGTGCTGGACGTGACGGAAGTCCGGCAGGCCGAGACCCGCGATGTCGAGTTCGACTTCCCGGCCTACTACGCGGCGGGGCTGGCCGTGAAATGGAACCACCGGCTGTATTCCATGCTCGACGTCAGCCGCACCGACTGGTCGCGGTTCGCGTTCCAGGCGGAGGGCGGGGAGAAGATCAATCCGCTCGACGGCGCCCCGTACGACGCCGGGGCGGTGGACGACTGCTGGGCGGTGCGGGCGGGGACGGAGTACGTGCTGGTGTTCCGGCATACCGAGTGCCCGTTGCGCGCGGGGGTGGGGTGGGAGGAGCGGCCGGCGATCGGCGAGCCCGACGAGACCTGGAGCGTCAGCGGCGGCGCCGGGGTGTCGCTCGGGAAGGGCCCGCTCAAGTGCCTGCTGGATCTTTCCTACACGTACAGCTGGGCGCAGGACGCGCTGGAGAGCCTCGTGCCCGCGCAGTCCGGGATGAGCAGCGACGTGGACCGGCACCAGGTATACATCTCCATGATCTGCCATTTTTAAACCCGGAGGGCAGGGGAAGAGAATCGGGACGCCGGGCGACCATTGGGGGGATGGCGGCCGGGGAACTCCCGCCGGTGCGAGGTGTCGTTTATACAGAAAACGCGTGACGCGGTACTATAACTGTTAAGGTCGGGTTCCGTTATGTTTCTTCCGGAGAGTCCATCCGGTCGGTGGCGAGCCGATTGTCGGGCGCTGGCCTGTGCCGTGCTGTGCGCGTGGGGCCCGGTTGCGGCGCGGGCGGGCGGGCTTCAATATGACCTGGACCCGCCCGGGGCGGTGTCCGCGGGGGCCCGCTGGAGCATCTACGAGGGCAGTTCCGTCGTCTGGCGGACGAGCGGCTTCATGATCACCAACCTGCCCGCGGACACGTACGAGGTCATGTTCAAGTCGGTCAGCGGCTGGATCGCGCCGTCCAATGAACTGGTGGCGGTCGGGACCACGGATTACGTCGTTCGCGCGGCGACGTACCTCCAGCCCCCCCAGACGACCGCGACGCTCCGGGTGCACCTGCTGCCGACCAACGCGTGGGCGGACGGGGCCGGGTGGCGGATCAGCAGCACCAGCGCCTGGCAGCAGAGCGGGACCGCGCTGACCAACCTGTCGCCCGGCTCGCGGTACGTGTATTTCTCGTCAGCCTACGGCTGGAATCCGCCCGTCAACCGCTCGGTGACGCTGGTCGCGGGTACGAACGAGGTGACGGGGACGTACTCGCGGGCGGCCGGCCTCCGGGTCCGCGTCCTGTTGCAGGGCGCCTACCTCCCCACGTTCGGCCGCATGGCGACCAACCTGCAGCCCCGGATCCCGGCCACGTCCCCCTACGCCGACGACCGCCGCACGGTGGCGGAGGTGCCGACCAATGCCGTGGACTGGGTCCTGCTCCAGGTCTACGCCACCAACGGGGCGGCGCCCTTTTTCAGCCGGAGCGCCTTCCTGCGGCCGGACGGGTACATCGCGGCCGACGACGGCACGCCGGGGATCACCGCGCCGGATCTCACCGGGAATTACGTCCTGGGCGTCAAGCACCGGAACCACCTGGCGATCCGCTCGGCCGGCGCGGTGTCGTTCGTCACGAACTCGGCGACGTACGATTTCACTGTCGTTGAAACGCAGTTCCTGGGCGGGACGAACAGCGCGGTGAGGATGGGGACCAACAGTTGGGCCATGATCGCCGGGGACGCGGACGGCGACGGGACGATCCGGGACGCGGACCGGGAAATCCACGCCTCGCAGATGGGCCGGACGGGCTACCTGCCCGGCGATTTCAACCTGAACGGCGCCGTGGCGGCGGCGGACTACACGGGCCTGTCGGTGTCCAACCTGAACCGCTCGGCCGCGGCGGCGGGCGACGAGACGCTCCTGCTGCCCGCGCTGGAAGTGTCCCCGCCGGAGAGCACCGTCGGGGGCGGCGCGACGGCGGAGTTGCAGGCGACTTCCACGGGCCTGGTCCGGTGGGTCTTCACCCGCAACGAGAGCGGGGCGTCCATCAGTTCCACGAGCGGCGCGAGCGTGGTCTACACGGCGGGCGTGCCGGGGTTCACCGACATCCTGGAGGCGTGGGAGCCCGCGTCCGGGAACTTGAGCCGCATGCGGCTCAACGTGGTCAGCAACGCGCCGGACGCCTTCGGGCGGGCGGTCATCCTGGCGGGCTCCTCGGGCCCGTCCGATCCCACGCGGCCCGCGACGCACTTCCTCGCGGAGAAGGCCCGCGAGACGCTGGCCTATCGCGGCTTCACCCCGGACTCGATCCACTACTACAGCTTCAGCGGCTCGACCCACGCGGACGGCGACATCACGGCGGCGAACGTGGAGTTGCTCTTCACCAACGGGCTCGATGGCGTGAGCCGGCTGTTCGTGTACATGGTGGATCACGGCGCGTCCGTCAGCGGCGCGGCCTCGTTCCGGCTGAACGCCTCCGAGTGGCTCGCCGCGACGACGCTCGACGGCTGGCTGGACCGCCTGCAGGACGAATACGGCACGGAGGTCTCCCTGGTGGTGGACTGTTGCAGCGCGGGCAGTTTCCTCGACGAGGTCGCCTACGCCGGCCCGCCGGAGCGCGTGGCGTTGAGCTCCTGCGGCACGAACGAGGCGACGTACTTCATCGCCAACGGGCTCGTCAGCTTCTCGGAGGTCTTCTTCAACGGCGTCCTCCTCGGCGTGGACCTCGGGCAGGCCTTCCTGCAGGCATCCAACGCGATGAGCTACTACCAGCAGGCCATGGCGTCCAACCTGGCCGCCGCCTCCGGCATGATCCTGGGGGCCGAGTTCATCGCCGGCGCGCTGGCCCCGTCCATCGGCAGCGTGTGCGGCAACCAGACGATCAGCGAGAACGAGATCCCGCTGCTGTGGGTGGACGACGTCGTGTCCGCGTACCCCATCGAGCGGGTGTGGGCCTCGATCGTGCCGCCGGACCACCAGCCGGGCACCAACGACCCGGTCCGGGACATCCCCGAGGCGGACCTGGCCTACCACGAGGACACGGGCCGCTACGAGTACACCGGCTACGGCTTCACGGGCGACGGCACCTACCAGGTCGCGTTCTACGCGCAGGACACCGCCGGCGCGGTCTCGGCGCCGCGCCTGTGCTTCATCACCCAGAGCGAGTACCGCGAGCGCGTCATCCTCGTCGCGGGCGGCCCGGCGGCCGGCGCGGAGTGGGACGGCATCCGCACCATCGCCGGCCTCGTCTACCGGACGCTGACCGCCCGGCGGCTCGGGCCGGACGACATCTGGTGCATGAGCGCCGACCCGGACCTGGATTTCGACGGCGACCTCGCCGCCGACGCGGACGCCCTGCCGACGCAGGCGGGCCTGGTGGAGGCCATCACCAACTGGGCCGCCGGGGCCAGCAAGCTGACGGTCTACCTCGTCGGCGGCGAGACGAACGGCGCGTACCGGCTGGGCGAGGCCGAGAGCCTGAACGCGGATACGCTGGACTACTGGCTCGACGCGTTCCAGGCGGACGACCGTCCCGTGGGCGTCATCCTCGAGATGCCCGAGGCGGGCGGGTTCCTGGCCGCGCTGACGCCGCCCGAGAACCGCTCGCGCTACTGCATCGCCTGCGCGCAATCCGGCGAGCCGGCGCTCTGGGCGGCGGACGGGCTGGTCAGCTTCTCCTCCTTCTTCATGAGCTACCTGTTCCTCGGCGAACCGATCTGGGACGCGTTCGACGCGGCCCGGCGCGGCATCCTTTACGCCTCCGGGCCCCTGCGGCAGACCGCGCTGCTGGACGACGACGGCGACGGGCGCCCGAACGAGAAGAGCGAGGACGGCGCCGCCACGGCGACGCAGTACATCGGTCCCGCCTTCCTCACGGGCGCGGACCTGCCCGCCATCGGGTCCGTGAACCCGGACGCGTGGATCGACACGGCGCACGCGGCCCTGGTGTGGGCCGCGGAGGTGTCGGCCGCCCAGGGCGTCTCCAATGTCGTCTGCTACGTCACGCCGCCCGATTACGATCCTGCCGACCCGCTGCCCTCCACCAACCTGTCGTGGAACGCCGCGCTCCTGCGCTACGAGGCCGCGCTCGACGGCCTGACGAACAACGGGACCTACACGCTGACGTTCCAGGCCCAGGACCGCGAGGGCAGCTGGTCGGAGCCCGTGCAGGCCTTCCTGGAGAACCGGGATTTCTACGAGCCGGACAACACGGCCACCCAGGCGGTGGATTTCGCCGTGGGCGCGGAGCAGTACCGGAATATCCACGTCGCCGACGACGTGGACTGGGTCCGGTTCTTCGCCGCGTCGGGCGCGGCCTTCCAGGTCGAGGCGGAGCAGACCGGCACGAACGTGGACGTGCGGCTGGACATCTACGTCGAGGAACTGGACGGCACGCTGCGCCGGCTGGATTTCCTCGACGCGGCCGGCGAGTGGGACCGGTACGGCAAGGGCGCCGGGTACACGGAGGAATGCCTGCTGGACCTGGCCGCGTCGCCGTCGCTGACGTCGGGCGTCTACTACGTGCGCGTCAGCCCCGCGGACCCGACGGGGTGGGGGGCGGACAGCGACTACACGCTGAAGGTCTATGTTCCGGCCGGCACGGTGCTCATCATCGCCGCCGTCAACCTGCTGACCGGCGGCGCCGTGCCGGACGCCGAGGCCGTCATCGACGGCGGAACCTGGCGGCTCGATTTTAACGGGGCGATCTCGGTGTCCCAGGACCTGCCTTCCGGGTCGCACTCGGTCCAGGTCACCGCGCCCGCGGGCTACTACCCGGCCCAGGACCCGAACCGGCCCGACCAGCCGGACAATCCCAAGAACCTCACGTACGGCAATCCGCGCAACCTGCCCTCCGGCACCCTGTACGCGGGCTTCCAGTTCATGCCCTACGTGGTCATCGACGGGCAACTCCTCGACGCGCACGTGGGCGCCCACGTGGAAGACGCCGTGGTCAAGTTCACGGCCACCAGCGGAAAGATCAGCGGCCAGGTCTACGACGGCTATCCCAACTTCGCGACCTACGAGACGCCCTGGCTCTCCGAAGCGGACGGCGATTTCCCGGACGAGGTGCTCCTGCCGCCGGTGACCTGGAACCTGCTCGTCGAGAAAACGGGCTACTCCAACCTCGTGGTCGCCGGCGTCATCCCGTCGCCGCCTTCCGGGATCTCCCGCGACCTTGGCGTCTTCCGGATGTACCCGGTGGACCTGGACGGCGACGGGCTGGCGGACACGTGGGAGGACGATTGCTTCCCGCCCGGCTACACCGTGCTGCCGGGCGAGGACGACGACGAGGACGGCGTGGACAACGAGGGCGAATACTTCGCCGGCACGCACCCGATGAATCCCGACAGCACCCTCGGCGACGACGTCGTCCTCGGCCCCCAGGAGGCCGGCTGGCGCCTCGCGTGGCCGGTCGTTCCGGGGCGCGCGTACGGGGTCGAGCGCGAAAGCGACCTCGTCACCGGCGTCTGGGCGAGGGTGTCCGGAATTCAAACCGCGGGCTTCGGGCAGACGAGCATGGAGTGGACGGATTCCTCCGCGGCCGCCCCGCCGCTCTACTACCGGCTCACCGTGATCCCGCCTCCCGGCGATTAGGCCATGCAAGAGGCTCTTATACGTCGCCCCCGGCGGCTCTTCGCCGCTGGAGCGAACTTCGTTTTCCCCGCCCTCCTGATCCTGGCGATCTACGCGGCCCTGGTCCTGGTCCTGCCGTCCCGCGTGTTCTGGTCGCCGGACGAGGGCTGCAAGTTCATCCAGATGAGCGGCTGGTCCTTCGAAGGCCGCCCGGCCTATTCGCTGCCGTACCCGGGAAAGGACCGGGATCCCGGGTGGACATACTACCCCGCCGCCGCGATTTATCCGCGCCCGGCGCGGGATTCGGACCCGGTGCGCTTCTGCTGGCCGGTCTGGTTTCCCGTCCTGTCGCGCCTCCCATACGCGCTCTTCGGGATTCGCGGACTGTATCTTTTGCCGATGCTCTCCGGGCTCGCCTGCGCGGCGTGGGCGGCCTTCCTGGCCCGCCGCCTGCGGCCGGGAGGCGGCCCCGTCGCGCTGCTCCTGGTCGGGCTGGCCAGCCCGGTGTTTTTCTACAGCCTGCTCTTCTGGGAACACACGCTGGCCGCCGCCCTGGCGTTGTGGACGCTGGCGGCGATCACGGTCCGCGTGGCCGATGACAAGCCGCTAACCGGGTGGCGCCTCGTTCTCACTTTTCTTCCCCTCGCGGCCGCCGTCGCGCTTCGCTACGACATGCTGATGTTCCTCGTCGCCCTCGCGGCCACGCTGGCCGTATTTCCGCCGGGCTCGCGGGAGGGCGGCCGGGGTAGAGCGCTCGTGGGCCTGGTCGCGGCCCTTCTCGCACTATGGGTGGCGGGGGCCCTGCTGCGGGGCGCGGTCACGGTATTCTCGCGCGAGGCCGGCGTGGCCTTTCCCGCCTACGGCGAATTGGGCACGGCCTTTCGCGAGCGCCTTTCCGTCTGGCGGGAGACCCTCGCCGAGGCGCCCGATCTCCTGCGGTGCGTCCTTATTAATGACGAAGCCGAGTTCGGGTGGCCCCTGCCGCGGCCCGTCGGCTGGCTGGTCCTGTCGGGCCTGGTGATCGGTTTGCTTTCCATGGCCCTGCCGGCGGGCGCATGGCGTGCCGGCAGTTGGCTGGCCGGGGCCTGGATCCTGGCCGGGGCCTCGTTCGGCGCGTTGGCGCACGCCGAACGCTACCGCGCCCTGCACGGCCTCTTTGTGGCCGCGCCATGGATGCTGATCGCGGCCCTGCCGCCGTCCCCGGCCGCGTCGGCGCGCGGGTTGCGTTTCCTGAAAATCCTCGGGCTGGTCTATCTCGCGGCGTTCGCGGGCGTCTCGTGGCTGGTCGGCCGGCCGAACGGCGGCCCGGAATGGGGCTCGCGCTTCGCGCTGATCACCTATCCCCTCTGGGCCTCGGTCGCGGGAGCCGCGGCCGGGCGCGGGCCCCGCCGCGCCGGGCTCGCGTCGGCCCTGGTCCCCGCGACGCAGGTCATCCTGGTCCTGCTCGGCTTGGGTCTTTCGCTGCGGGGCCTCCACGAAATCCGCGCCACGAAGCATGATCTCGGCGGCTTGCAAAAGGAACTGGACCCGCGGGTTCCCGTGGTCACGGACTTATGGTGGCTTTCCTCGGCCCTCGCGCCGTGGTCGGTCCGGCATCCCGTGTTCACCCTCAACCCCGGCGCGTCCCTGCCGGGCTGGATCGAGCAGGTCGGGTCACGCGAGGGCTCCTTCCAGTACGTCGGGTACCGCGCGCCGGCGCTCGACCCGCGCGCGGGCGTCCCGCTGACGCCGCGCCGCCTCATGACGCGCCACGGCTTCGTGATCTGGACCGTGGACGCGGCGGCCCCTCCGCCCTGATCTACAGGCTGTCCGGCCGGAACGGCCGATCCAGCCGCGCGAGGTCTATCCGGCCCGAACTGCGTTCCCAGAGCACCACGCCCCGCTCGAAGACGTGGAGGCGGAACTCGCCGAAGAACAGGGAGTGTTCCCCCTCGAGGGGCGCGCCCAGGTCGCGGGCCGTCTTCGACGTGGAGCAATACACCGAGATATCGCCGACGGGCGCCAGGCGGGACGGCTCGCGCGCCAGTTGCAGGGCCTCCTGCAGCCCGTTGGCCTGCGCCAGGGTCAGCCCCCGCTCGAAGGCCCGGAGGCGCAGCGCGCCGTCGAAGAGGCTCACCTCCCGCTCCGTCAGCGCCGGCCCCAGCCCGATGGCGTTGTTCGGCGTGCGCCGGTCGAAGGCCGCCCACTTCGCGATGAGCCGCTCGTAGCGCGTGACGCCCGGCCCGCGGAGCTCATAGCCGAACCCCCGCGGCTCCGCGTGGGTCACGGTGAGGCGGACTCCCGGGCCGGACGCCGCCCCGCCCGCGCTCTCCTCGAGGCCCAGCATCACTTCCGGGATTTCCTTGAAGGGCGTCTTGAACTCGACGTAGCCCCAGGCGGACGTGCTGTCGGCGGACGCCGCGAGGGCGTGCGCGCAGAGGTCGACCTGCCCGCGCTCGATGTGCGTGCCGTGCCGGGCCAGTCGCTCGATGTCCTTCCGGGCCCGGCCCGTCTGCCGGACGGAAAAAAACAGCAGCAGCGCGAGCAGGCCGCAGAGGAGGGCCAGGCCGTGCAGCGCGGTCGGGCCGGACTTCTCTCCGGCGGGCGTTTCCGGGACGGGGTCGCTGTTCATATGGGTTCCTTTCCATGGTGCGATTCGGTATGCGCGGTCGCGCGGGGCCGGCGGGGCTCGACCCGGTAGCCGTCGCTTCCGATCAGGGCGTGAAATTCCACGGTGCCGTCGGCGAGCGCCTCGGGCACGGTGGAGTACACCGGGCGATTCTGTTGCAGGGCCTGGCGCACCAACTCGCGCCCCCGGGCGGGGCCGAGAAACACCAGGTTGTGCAGGGTGATGTCCGGCCGGCGGCCCTCGACGTGCTGGAGGTATTCCAGGATGGGCACGTGTTCCCACATGCCGAGGAACACGGCGTCGGGTTTCATCGCGCGCAGCAGCGCCTCGCCGGTCTCGCGGGCGGAGGTGTCGCGGCTCAAGTCGACGTAGCGGAAGTTGAAGGTCAGCAGGCTGGCGACCAGCAGGGCCGGGATCGCCCGGACGAGCCGCGGCGCGGGGTGGCCGTGCTCCAGGCTGCGGACCATCAGGACGAAGCCCCAGGCCGCCCAGGCCGCGAGGGGCAGGTAGGCCGCCGAGTACATCAGGTCCTTGTCCACCGCGCCGTACGTGAGGTAGAAGCCCACGTGCCCCGCGAGCATCAGCCCGAGCGCGACCTGCCGCCGGGGCTGGCGCCGCCACCCGTACCCGAGGCCGGCCGCGGCCAGGCCGATGCCCACGACGCCGAAGTTGCTCACGGCCTGGTGCAGAAACGCGCGCAACTCGTGCAGGTATGCCGCCGGCGTGACCGCGCCCATCGCCGTCCGGAACATGCCGCCGCTGATCATCCAGGCCAGGCCGGGCAGGGTGGCCAGGTCGACTTCCGGGAAATAATCCCGCACGTAGTCCATGGGCGGGAGCGCCCGGTGGCGCAGGGGCAGGTAGGCGAAGACCAGGATCACGCCCGCCAGGCCGCCGGCGGCCGCCGCCAGCAGCGCCCGGGGCCGCCGCCCGGCGCCGGCGGGGGCGGCGAGGACCCACCAGGCCATCCCCGGCAGCATGAGGATCAGCGAGACGTGGTTGCCCAGCCCCGCGCCGAAGACAAAGGCGGCCGCCGCGAGCCGCGCGGGCCGCGGATGCTCGTCCCAGCGCGTCAGCAGGTAGAGCAGCAGGGCGACGAAGAAAGAGTGGACGGCGTAGATCTCGGCCACGACCGCCCAGACCCAGTAATAATAGGAAAAGGCCAGCAGCAGGGCGGCGGCCAGGGAAAGCCCCGGGCGGCCGGTCCAGCGCCGCAGGCAGGCGAACAGGAGGCTGACCGCGCCGGCGGCG encodes:
- a CDS encoding DUF2723 domain-containing protein, with the translated sequence MQRPDTSPPRAKPEHGLTALAFLLPLAVYLRTMAPTLYGLDSAELTAGARLLGIVHSPGCPLYLLLGRLFCLLPVGDVGYRMNLMSGVIAAGAVSLLFACLRRWTGRPGLSLAAALLLAFSYYYWVWAVVAEIYAVHSFFVALLLYLLTRWDEHPRPARLAAAAFVFGAGLGNHVSLILMLPGMAWWVLAAPAGAGRRPRALLAAAAGGLAGVILVFAYLPLRHRALPPMDYVRDYFPEVDLATLPGLAWMISGGMFRTAMGAVTPAAYLHELRAFLHQAVSNFGVVGIGLAAAGLGYGWRRQPRRQVALGLMLAGHVGFYLTYGAVDKDLMYSAAYLPLAAWAAWGFVLMVRSLEHGHPAPRLVRAIPALLVASLLTFNFRYVDLSRDTSARETGEALLRAMKPDAVFLGMWEHVPILEYLQHVEGRRPDITLHNLVFLGPARGRELVRQALQQNRPVYSTVPEALADGTVEFHALIGSDGYRVEPRRPRATAHTESHHGKEPI